In Mugil cephalus isolate CIBA_MC_2020 chromosome 20, CIBA_Mcephalus_1.1, whole genome shotgun sequence, the following are encoded in one genomic region:
- the s1pr2 gene encoding sphingosine 1-phosphate receptor 2 produces MNLCRKAAVLCHPVTMKSKYSQYYNRTLIHSYYAFAKNMTTQELDKIIENKKHLTTLNIVIVVLCTIIILENLLVLIAVCRNKKFHSAMFFFIGNLAFSDLLAGSAYIANIFLSGSRTFELVPVQWFIREGTAFIALAASVFSLLAIAIERYIAITKVKVYGSNKTCRMFLLIGACWVTSILLGGLPIIGWNCINNLSECSAVLPLYSKIYILFVVTIFSLILLSIVILYVKIYLIVRSSHQEAANSQAYALLKTVTIVLGVFIMCWLPAFTILLLDSSCKIQSCPILSDANIFFGFATLNSALNPVIYTLRSKDMRKEFLRVLCCWGVLNSGRPSDRCLVPLKSSSSLEHCTNKHEHQTTPIMQDCTTCV; encoded by the coding sequence ATGAATCTTTGCCGTAAAGCCGCTGTGCTCTGCCACCCCGTCACCATGAAGAGCAAGTATTCCCAGTACTACAATCGGACTCTGATCCATTCCTACTATGCCTTTGCCAAGAACATGACAACCCAGGAGCTCGACAAAATCATtgagaacaaaaaacatctcaccACCCTCAACATTGTCATCGTGGTCCTCTGCACCATCATCATCCTAGAAAATCTACTGGTTCTGATTGCTGTCTGCCGCAACAAGAAGTTCCACTCGGCTATGTTTTTCTTCATCGGCAACCTGGCGTTTTCCGACCTGCTGGCAGGCTCAGCCTACATAGCCAACATTTTTCTGTCCGGCTCAAGGACCTTTGAGCTGGTGCCCGTGCAGTGGTTCATCAGGGAAGGCACGGCGTTCATTGCCCTGGCTGCTTCAGTCTTCAGCTTGCTGGCGATAGCTATAGAGCGCTACATCGCTATCACCAAGGTCAAGGTGTACGGCTCCAACAAAACATGCCGGATGTTCCTCCTGATAGGAGCCTGCTGGGTCACCTCCATCCTGCTCGGAGGCCTCCCCATCATTGGCTGGAACTGCATTAACAACCTCTCTGAATGCTCAGCCGTGTTGCCACTCTACTCCAAGATATACATCCTCTTTGTTGTCACCATTTTCAGCCTCATTCTTCTCTCTATTGTCATCCTCTATGTGAAGATCTACTTGATTGTCCGTTCCAGCCACCAGGAAGCAGCCAACTCACAAGCCTATGCCCTTTTGAAAACTGTCACAATAGTGCTGGGAGTCTTCATTATGTGCTGGCTGCCTGCCTTTACCATTCTACTCTTAGATTCATCCTGCAAGATACAGTCCTGCCCTATTCTCTCCGACGCGAACATCTTTTTCGGCTTTGCCACCCTGAACTCGGCGCTTAACCCAGTGATCTACACGCTGCGCAGCAAAGACATGAGAAAGGAGTTCCtgcgtgtgttgtgttgctgggGCGTGCTGAACAGCGGGCGGCCCTCTGACCGTTGTCTGGTCCCTCTAAAGAGCTCCAGCTCTCTGGAACACTGCACCAACAAACACGAACACCAGACCACACCAATCATGCAAGACTGCACTACCTGCGTCTGA
- the dnmt1 gene encoding DNA (cytosine-5)-methyltransferase 1 isoform X2, with translation MPSRTSLSLPDDIRKRLQTLDKDGVSDEDHVKEKLSLVQDFLHVDAQDQLTSLEEKMKSSEISMEVYISKVKALLGKELHVENGSHVDGVEQNGKTNGYTNGSHKDQDEDVSMGVDEEEEAVKSPTATKGKGGRRSKANSDTKKSPASTRVTRNSGKQPTIMSMFSKVQKRKSEDLNGEAVNGQNDQKEEEETEESREEKRLKVESDDKTAPEEIKSEIVKPVSTAKTPPPKCQDCRQYLDDSDLKFFQGDPDNALDEPEMLTDERLSLFDSNEDGFESYDDLPQHKITNFSVYDKRGHLCPFDSGLIEKNIELYFSCVVKPIYDDNPCLDGGVPAKKLGPINAWWITGFDGGEKALIGFTTAFADYILMHPSEEYAPIFALMQEKIYMSKIVVEFLQKNPDVSYEDLLNKIETTVPPAGLNFNCFTEDTLLRHAQFVVEQVESYDEAGDSDEQPIIVTPCMRDLIKLAGVTLGKRRAARRQAIRHPTKIEKDSKGPTKATTTTLVYQIFDTFFSDQIEQNDKESGAKRQRCGVCEVCQSPDCGKCAACKDMIKFGGSGKSKQACKQRRCPNLAVKEAEDDENIEEEDIPVEKPKKVSHAKRKKQTECKLSWIGEPVETVGKKQYYKKVSVNDEVLEVGDCVSLSSEDPSIPLYLARITSLWEDNNGKMFHAHWFLRGIHTVLGESSDPLELVIVDECEDMLLNYVQGKVNVMYKAPSNNWFMEGGMDNDLKVIEDDGKSFFYQFWYDTEFARFETPPKTSASEDCKFRFCGSCVRTKERQEQEEPRVFDPLEDEDRDNKSLYATVCYKGEQFKVGDGVYLPPDAFNFSMKPASPVKRSHRKEDVDEDLYPEYYRKSSDYIKGSNLDAPQPFRVGRIKEIFCHRRSNGKPDTSEVKLRLYKFYRPENTHKGVKATYHTDINQLYWSDEEVTVNMTEVIGHCQVEYAEDLNESVQDYSSGGPDRFYFLEAYNAKSKSFEDPPNHARSAVHKGKGKGKGKGKGKGKSSAAQEQQDSNLEPQKPKVPKYRTLDVFSGCGGLSEGFHQAGISETLWAIEMWEPAAQAFRLNNPGTTVFTEDCNVLLKLVMSGEKTNSLGQKLPQKGDVEMLCGGPPCQGFSGMNRFNSRTYSKFKNSLVVSYLSYCDYYRPKFFLLENVRNFVSFKNSMVLKLTLRCLVRMGYQCTFGVLQAGQYGVAQTRRRAIILAAAPGEKLPRYPEPLHVFAPRACSLSVVVDEKKYVSNVTRGNGGIYRTITVRDTMSDLPEIRNGAAALEISYNGEPQSWFQRQIRGTQYQPILKDHICKDMSALVEGRMRHIPLAPGSDWRDLPNIEVRLKDGTMTKKLRYTHSDKKNGRSSTGALRGVCTCAGGKPCDPADRQFNTLIPWCLPHTGNRHNHWAGLYGRLEWDGFFSTTVTNPEPMGKQGRVLHPEQHRVVSVRECARSQGFPDTYRFFGNILDKHRQVGNAVPPPLSRAIGLEIKKCVLERMKEEQATESIKQEKMDVSD, from the exons ATGCCGTCCAGGACGTCCCTGTCTCTGCCAGACGATATCAGGAAAAG GCTGCAGACGCTGGACAAGGACGGAGTTTCAGATGAG gatcATGTGAAAGAAAAGCTCAGCTTGGTGCAGGATTTTCTACATGTTGATGCTCAAGACCAGCTGACCAGCctggaggaaaaaatgaaaagctcagAAATCTCAATG GAGGTATATATCTCTAAGGTGAAAGCCTTGCTGGGAAAAGAGCTTCATGTTGAAAATGGCTCACATGTTGATGGCGTTGAGCAGAATGGAAAGACGAATGGCTACACAAATGGTTCCCACAAAGATCAAGATGAAGATGTATCCATGGGCGTAGacgaagaagaggaagctgttAAGTCACCCACTGCTACAAAAGGGAAGGGTGGACGCAGAAGCAAGGCAAACTCTGACACAAAAA AGTCTCCAGCCAGTACCAGGGTTACAAGGAACAGTGGAAAGCAGCCAACCATCATGTCAATGTTCTCCAAAGT TCAAAAGCGTAAGTCAGAAGACTTGAATGGAGAAGCTGTGAatggtcaaaatgatcagaaggaagaagaagagacagaagag TCTCGGGAGGAGAAACGTCTCAAAGTGGAGTCTGATGATAA GACTGCTCCAGAGGAAATTAAGAGTGAGATTGTGAAACCCGTTTCTACAGCAAAg ACGCCACCCCCCAAATGTCAAGACTGCAGACAATATTTGGATGACTCAGACCTCAAGTTCTTTCAAGGGGATCCTGATAATGCG CTGGATGAGCCAGAGATGTTGACAGATGAGCGCCTCTCTCTCTTTGACTCAAACGAGGACGGATTTGAGAGCTATGATGACCTGCCACAGCACAAGATCACAAACTTCAG TGTTTATGACAAGCGTGGCCATCTTTGTCCATTTGACTCTGGACTTATTGAGAAGAACATTGAGCTTTACTTCAGCTGTGTTGTCAAACCCATCTATGATGACAACCCTTGCTTGGATG gtGGTGTTCCTGCCAAAAAGCTTGGCCCCATCAATGCCTGGTGGATCACTGGTTTTGACGGTGGAGAAAAGGCCTTAATTGGTTTCACAACAG CATTTGCAGATTACATCTTGATGCATCCCAGTGAGGAGTATGCTCCCATCTTTGCACTGATGCAAGAGAAGATCTACATGAGCAAGATAGTGGTTGAATTTCTCCAGAAGAATCCTGACGTGTCCTATGAGGACCTTCTCAACAAGATTGAG ACAACTGTTCCTCCTGCAGGGCTCAATTTCAACTGCTTCACAGAAGACACGCTGCTGCGCCATGCCCAGTTTGTGGTGGAGCAGGTGGAGAGCTACGATGAGGCCGGTGACTCGGATGAGCAACCCATCATTGTTACTCCCTGCATGAGAGACCTGATCAAGCTTGCAGGAGTCACTTTAGGAAAGAG GAGGGCAGCCAGAAGACAAGCTATTCGCCACCCAACAAAGATAGAAAAGGACAGTAAGGGACCAACAAAAGCAACCACTACCACACTGGTTTACCAGATATTCGATACCTTCTTCTCAGATCAGATTGAGCAAAATGATAAAGAAAGTGGAGCCAAAAGACAGCGCTGTGGTGTCTGTGAG GTTTGCCAGTCACCTGATTGTGGCAAGTGTGCAGCCTGCAAGGACATGATCAAATTTGGAGGAAGTGGCAAAAGCAAGCAAGCTTGTAAACAGAGAAG ATGCCCAAACCTTGCCGTAAAGGAggctgaagatgatgaaaacATCGAGGAGGAAGATATTCCAGTGGAGAAGCCCAAAAAGGTTTCTCATGCTAAGAGGAAGAAGCAAACGGAGTGCAAACTTTCCTGGATCGGAGAGCCTGTTGAG ACTGTAGGAAAGAAGCAGTACTACAAGAAGGTCTCTGTGAATGATGAAGTGCTGGAGGTGGGAGACTGTGTCTCACTGTCTTCAGAGGATCCATCCATTCCTCTGTATCTGGCTAG GATCACATCGTTGTGGGAAGACAATAATGGGAAGATGTTCCATGCCCACTGGTTCCTTCGTGGGATTCACACCGTTCTTGGAGAGTCTTCTGATCCACTGGAGCTTGTCATTGTGGATGAGTGTGAAGACATGCTGCTCAATTATGTCCAAGGCAAAGTGAATGTCATGTATAAAGCCCCATCTAACAACTGGTTTATGGAG ggtggCATGGATAACGACCTCAAGGTAATCGAGGATGATGGGAAGAGTTTCTTCTATCAGTTCTGGTACGACACCGAGTTTGCTCGATTTGAGACGCCCCCCAAGACCTCTGCATCAGAAGACTGCAAGTTCAG GTTCTGTGGAAGCTGTGTCAGGACTAAAGAGAGACAGGAACAAGAAGAGCCTCGCGTATTTGATCCCCTGGAGGACGAAGATCGTGATAACAAGTCTCTGTATGCTACAGTCTGCTATAAGGGCGAGCAGTTCAAGGTGGGAGACGGCGTCTACCTGCCTCCTGACGCCTTTAATTTCAG CATGAAACCAGCCAGTCCAGTGAAGCGCTCCCATAGAAAAGAAGATGTGGATGAGGATCTGTATCCTGAGTATTACCGGAAGTCTTCAGACTACATCAAGGGCTCAAACCTGGACGCTCCACAGCCTTTCCGCGTTGGCCGCATCAAGGAGATCTTCTGTCACAGGCGCAGCAACGGCAAACCCGACACTTCAGAGGTCAAACTGCGACTCTACAAGTTCTACAG GCCTGAGAACACTCACAAAGGTGTCAAAGCTACTTACCACACAGACATCAATCAGCTGTACTGGAGCGATGAAGAAGTGACGGTCAACATGACTGAGGTGATCGGACACTGCCAAGTAGAATACGCAGAAGACCTGAATGAATCGGTCCAGGACTATTCCAGTGGTGGACCTGATCGTTTCTATTTCCTGGAG GCTTATAATGCTAAATCAAAAAGCTTCGAGGATCCTCCAAATCATGCCCGCTCTGCTGTCCataaagggaaaggaaagggcAAAGGAAAAG GTAAAGGCAAAGGGAAGTCATCGGCTGCACAGGAACAACAGGACTCTAATTTAGAGCCACAGAAACCTAAAGTTCCCAAATATCGCACACTGGATGTGTTCTCTGGCTGCGGTGGACTTTCTGAAGGCTTCCACCAGGCTG GTATCTCTGAGACTCTCTGGGCCATAGAGATGTGGGAACCTGCAGCGCAGGCCTTCAGGCTCAACAACCCCGGCACCACGGTGTTCACAGAGGACTGCAACGTCTTGCTTAAGTTGGTCATGTCTGGCGAGAAGACGAATTCTCTCGGCCAGAAGTTGCCTCAGAAGGGTGACGTTGAGATGCTGTGCGGAGGCCCTCCTTGTCAAGGGTTCAGTGGGATGAACCGCTTCAACTCTCGCACTTATTCCAAGTTCAAGAACTCACTTGTGGTCTCCTATCTTAG TTACTGTGATTACTACAGACCCAAGTTCTTCCTGCTTGAGAATGTGAGGAACTTTGTCTCATTCAAAAACTCCATGGTCCTGAAGCTGACTCTACGCTGTCTGGTGCGAATGGGCTACCAGTGTACCTTCGGTGTCCTTCAG GCCGGCCAGTACGGCGTGGCCCAGACCCGCCGCAGGGCAATCATCCTCGCTGCAGCTCCTGGAGAAAAGCTGCCGCGCTACCCCGAACCTCTGCACGTGTTCGCTCCCAGAGCTTGCTCTCTGAGCGTGGTGGTGGACGAAAAGAAATACGTCAGTAATGTCACACG AGGTAATGGTGGAATCTACAGAACCATCACTGTCAGGGACACCATGTCTGATCTGCCTGAGATTCGCAACGGTGCAGCTGCTTTGGAGATTTCATACAATGGAGAACCACAGTCTTGGTTCCAGAGACAGATCAGAGGCACGCAGTATCAGCCCATCCTCAAAGATCATATCTGCAAG GACATGAGCGCCCTTGTCGAGGGTCGCATGCGTCACATCCCTCTGGCTCCAGGCTCCGACTGGAGGGATCTGCCCAACATCGAGGTTCGTCTCAAAGACGGCACCATGACCAAGAAACTGCGCTACACACACTCTGATAAAAAGAACGGACGCAGCAGCACGGGTGCTCTCAGAGGTGTTTGCACTTGTGCAGGAG GGAAGCCGTGCGACCCTGCAGACAGGCAGTTCAACACCCTGATCCCCTGGTGTCTGCCCCACACTGGGAACCGCCACAATCACTGGGCCGGACTCTATGGCCGCTTGGAGTGGGACGGATTCTTCAGCACAACCGTCACTAATCCTGAGCCCATGGGCAAACAG ggCCGTGTTCTGCATCCTGAACAGCACAGAGTGGTCAGTGTGAGGGAGTGTGCGCGCTCTCAGGGATTCCCCGACACCTACCGCTTCTTTGGAAACATCCTGGATAAACACAGACAG GTTGGAAATGCTGTGCCGCCTCCACTCTCCAGGGCCATAGGTCTGGAGATAAAGAAGTGTGTATTGGAGAGAATGAAGGAAGAACAAGCGACAG AGAGCATCAAACAAGAGAAGATGGATGTCTCCGATTAG
- the dnmt1 gene encoding DNA (cytosine-5)-methyltransferase 1 isoform X1, giving the protein MPSRTSLSLPDDIRKRLQTLDKDGVSDEDHVKEKLSLVQDFLHVDAQDQLTSLEEKMKSSEISMEVYISKVKALLGKELHVENGSHVDGVEQNGKTNGYTNGSHKDQDEDVSMGVDEEEEAVKSPTATKGKGGRRSKANSDTKKSPASTRVTRNSGKQPTIMSMFSKVQKRKSEDLNGEAVNGQNDQKEEEETEESREEKRLKVESDDKTAPEEIKSEIVKPVSTAKTPPPKCQDCRQYLDDSDLKFFQGDPDNALDEPEMLTDERLSLFDSNEDGFESYDDLPQHKITNFSVYDKRGHLCPFDSGLIEKNIELYFSCVVKPIYDDNPCLDGGVPAKKLGPINAWWITGFDGGEKALIGFTTAFADYILMHPSEEYAPIFALMQEKIYMSKIVVEFLQKNPDVSYEDLLNKIETTVPPAGLNFNCFTEDTLLRHAQFVVEQVESYDEAGDSDEQPIIVTPCMRDLIKLAGVTLGKSMLLYWRAARRQAIRHPTKIEKDSKGPTKATTTTLVYQIFDTFFSDQIEQNDKESGAKRQRCGVCEVCQSPDCGKCAACKDMIKFGGSGKSKQACKQRRCPNLAVKEAEDDENIEEEDIPVEKPKKVSHAKRKKQTECKLSWIGEPVETVGKKQYYKKVSVNDEVLEVGDCVSLSSEDPSIPLYLARITSLWEDNNGKMFHAHWFLRGIHTVLGESSDPLELVIVDECEDMLLNYVQGKVNVMYKAPSNNWFMEGGMDNDLKVIEDDGKSFFYQFWYDTEFARFETPPKTSASEDCKFRFCGSCVRTKERQEQEEPRVFDPLEDEDRDNKSLYATVCYKGEQFKVGDGVYLPPDAFNFSMKPASPVKRSHRKEDVDEDLYPEYYRKSSDYIKGSNLDAPQPFRVGRIKEIFCHRRSNGKPDTSEVKLRLYKFYRPENTHKGVKATYHTDINQLYWSDEEVTVNMTEVIGHCQVEYAEDLNESVQDYSSGGPDRFYFLEAYNAKSKSFEDPPNHARSAVHKGKGKGKGKGKGKGKSSAAQEQQDSNLEPQKPKVPKYRTLDVFSGCGGLSEGFHQAGISETLWAIEMWEPAAQAFRLNNPGTTVFTEDCNVLLKLVMSGEKTNSLGQKLPQKGDVEMLCGGPPCQGFSGMNRFNSRTYSKFKNSLVVSYLSYCDYYRPKFFLLENVRNFVSFKNSMVLKLTLRCLVRMGYQCTFGVLQAGQYGVAQTRRRAIILAAAPGEKLPRYPEPLHVFAPRACSLSVVVDEKKYVSNVTRGNGGIYRTITVRDTMSDLPEIRNGAAALEISYNGEPQSWFQRQIRGTQYQPILKDHICKDMSALVEGRMRHIPLAPGSDWRDLPNIEVRLKDGTMTKKLRYTHSDKKNGRSSTGALRGVCTCAGGKPCDPADRQFNTLIPWCLPHTGNRHNHWAGLYGRLEWDGFFSTTVTNPEPMGKQGRVLHPEQHRVVSVRECARSQGFPDTYRFFGNILDKHRQVGNAVPPPLSRAIGLEIKKCVLERMKEEQATESIKQEKMDVSD; this is encoded by the exons ATGCCGTCCAGGACGTCCCTGTCTCTGCCAGACGATATCAGGAAAAG GCTGCAGACGCTGGACAAGGACGGAGTTTCAGATGAG gatcATGTGAAAGAAAAGCTCAGCTTGGTGCAGGATTTTCTACATGTTGATGCTCAAGACCAGCTGACCAGCctggaggaaaaaatgaaaagctcagAAATCTCAATG GAGGTATATATCTCTAAGGTGAAAGCCTTGCTGGGAAAAGAGCTTCATGTTGAAAATGGCTCACATGTTGATGGCGTTGAGCAGAATGGAAAGACGAATGGCTACACAAATGGTTCCCACAAAGATCAAGATGAAGATGTATCCATGGGCGTAGacgaagaagaggaagctgttAAGTCACCCACTGCTACAAAAGGGAAGGGTGGACGCAGAAGCAAGGCAAACTCTGACACAAAAA AGTCTCCAGCCAGTACCAGGGTTACAAGGAACAGTGGAAAGCAGCCAACCATCATGTCAATGTTCTCCAAAGT TCAAAAGCGTAAGTCAGAAGACTTGAATGGAGAAGCTGTGAatggtcaaaatgatcagaaggaagaagaagagacagaagag TCTCGGGAGGAGAAACGTCTCAAAGTGGAGTCTGATGATAA GACTGCTCCAGAGGAAATTAAGAGTGAGATTGTGAAACCCGTTTCTACAGCAAAg ACGCCACCCCCCAAATGTCAAGACTGCAGACAATATTTGGATGACTCAGACCTCAAGTTCTTTCAAGGGGATCCTGATAATGCG CTGGATGAGCCAGAGATGTTGACAGATGAGCGCCTCTCTCTCTTTGACTCAAACGAGGACGGATTTGAGAGCTATGATGACCTGCCACAGCACAAGATCACAAACTTCAG TGTTTATGACAAGCGTGGCCATCTTTGTCCATTTGACTCTGGACTTATTGAGAAGAACATTGAGCTTTACTTCAGCTGTGTTGTCAAACCCATCTATGATGACAACCCTTGCTTGGATG gtGGTGTTCCTGCCAAAAAGCTTGGCCCCATCAATGCCTGGTGGATCACTGGTTTTGACGGTGGAGAAAAGGCCTTAATTGGTTTCACAACAG CATTTGCAGATTACATCTTGATGCATCCCAGTGAGGAGTATGCTCCCATCTTTGCACTGATGCAAGAGAAGATCTACATGAGCAAGATAGTGGTTGAATTTCTCCAGAAGAATCCTGACGTGTCCTATGAGGACCTTCTCAACAAGATTGAG ACAACTGTTCCTCCTGCAGGGCTCAATTTCAACTGCTTCACAGAAGACACGCTGCTGCGCCATGCCCAGTTTGTGGTGGAGCAGGTGGAGAGCTACGATGAGGCCGGTGACTCGGATGAGCAACCCATCATTGTTACTCCCTGCATGAGAGACCTGATCAAGCTTGCAGGAGTCACTTTAGGAAAGAG CATGCTGCTGTACTG GAGGGCAGCCAGAAGACAAGCTATTCGCCACCCAACAAAGATAGAAAAGGACAGTAAGGGACCAACAAAAGCAACCACTACCACACTGGTTTACCAGATATTCGATACCTTCTTCTCAGATCAGATTGAGCAAAATGATAAAGAAAGTGGAGCCAAAAGACAGCGCTGTGGTGTCTGTGAG GTTTGCCAGTCACCTGATTGTGGCAAGTGTGCAGCCTGCAAGGACATGATCAAATTTGGAGGAAGTGGCAAAAGCAAGCAAGCTTGTAAACAGAGAAG ATGCCCAAACCTTGCCGTAAAGGAggctgaagatgatgaaaacATCGAGGAGGAAGATATTCCAGTGGAGAAGCCCAAAAAGGTTTCTCATGCTAAGAGGAAGAAGCAAACGGAGTGCAAACTTTCCTGGATCGGAGAGCCTGTTGAG ACTGTAGGAAAGAAGCAGTACTACAAGAAGGTCTCTGTGAATGATGAAGTGCTGGAGGTGGGAGACTGTGTCTCACTGTCTTCAGAGGATCCATCCATTCCTCTGTATCTGGCTAG GATCACATCGTTGTGGGAAGACAATAATGGGAAGATGTTCCATGCCCACTGGTTCCTTCGTGGGATTCACACCGTTCTTGGAGAGTCTTCTGATCCACTGGAGCTTGTCATTGTGGATGAGTGTGAAGACATGCTGCTCAATTATGTCCAAGGCAAAGTGAATGTCATGTATAAAGCCCCATCTAACAACTGGTTTATGGAG ggtggCATGGATAACGACCTCAAGGTAATCGAGGATGATGGGAAGAGTTTCTTCTATCAGTTCTGGTACGACACCGAGTTTGCTCGATTTGAGACGCCCCCCAAGACCTCTGCATCAGAAGACTGCAAGTTCAG GTTCTGTGGAAGCTGTGTCAGGACTAAAGAGAGACAGGAACAAGAAGAGCCTCGCGTATTTGATCCCCTGGAGGACGAAGATCGTGATAACAAGTCTCTGTATGCTACAGTCTGCTATAAGGGCGAGCAGTTCAAGGTGGGAGACGGCGTCTACCTGCCTCCTGACGCCTTTAATTTCAG CATGAAACCAGCCAGTCCAGTGAAGCGCTCCCATAGAAAAGAAGATGTGGATGAGGATCTGTATCCTGAGTATTACCGGAAGTCTTCAGACTACATCAAGGGCTCAAACCTGGACGCTCCACAGCCTTTCCGCGTTGGCCGCATCAAGGAGATCTTCTGTCACAGGCGCAGCAACGGCAAACCCGACACTTCAGAGGTCAAACTGCGACTCTACAAGTTCTACAG GCCTGAGAACACTCACAAAGGTGTCAAAGCTACTTACCACACAGACATCAATCAGCTGTACTGGAGCGATGAAGAAGTGACGGTCAACATGACTGAGGTGATCGGACACTGCCAAGTAGAATACGCAGAAGACCTGAATGAATCGGTCCAGGACTATTCCAGTGGTGGACCTGATCGTTTCTATTTCCTGGAG GCTTATAATGCTAAATCAAAAAGCTTCGAGGATCCTCCAAATCATGCCCGCTCTGCTGTCCataaagggaaaggaaagggcAAAGGAAAAG GTAAAGGCAAAGGGAAGTCATCGGCTGCACAGGAACAACAGGACTCTAATTTAGAGCCACAGAAACCTAAAGTTCCCAAATATCGCACACTGGATGTGTTCTCTGGCTGCGGTGGACTTTCTGAAGGCTTCCACCAGGCTG GTATCTCTGAGACTCTCTGGGCCATAGAGATGTGGGAACCTGCAGCGCAGGCCTTCAGGCTCAACAACCCCGGCACCACGGTGTTCACAGAGGACTGCAACGTCTTGCTTAAGTTGGTCATGTCTGGCGAGAAGACGAATTCTCTCGGCCAGAAGTTGCCTCAGAAGGGTGACGTTGAGATGCTGTGCGGAGGCCCTCCTTGTCAAGGGTTCAGTGGGATGAACCGCTTCAACTCTCGCACTTATTCCAAGTTCAAGAACTCACTTGTGGTCTCCTATCTTAG TTACTGTGATTACTACAGACCCAAGTTCTTCCTGCTTGAGAATGTGAGGAACTTTGTCTCATTCAAAAACTCCATGGTCCTGAAGCTGACTCTACGCTGTCTGGTGCGAATGGGCTACCAGTGTACCTTCGGTGTCCTTCAG GCCGGCCAGTACGGCGTGGCCCAGACCCGCCGCAGGGCAATCATCCTCGCTGCAGCTCCTGGAGAAAAGCTGCCGCGCTACCCCGAACCTCTGCACGTGTTCGCTCCCAGAGCTTGCTCTCTGAGCGTGGTGGTGGACGAAAAGAAATACGTCAGTAATGTCACACG AGGTAATGGTGGAATCTACAGAACCATCACTGTCAGGGACACCATGTCTGATCTGCCTGAGATTCGCAACGGTGCAGCTGCTTTGGAGATTTCATACAATGGAGAACCACAGTCTTGGTTCCAGAGACAGATCAGAGGCACGCAGTATCAGCCCATCCTCAAAGATCATATCTGCAAG GACATGAGCGCCCTTGTCGAGGGTCGCATGCGTCACATCCCTCTGGCTCCAGGCTCCGACTGGAGGGATCTGCCCAACATCGAGGTTCGTCTCAAAGACGGCACCATGACCAAGAAACTGCGCTACACACACTCTGATAAAAAGAACGGACGCAGCAGCACGGGTGCTCTCAGAGGTGTTTGCACTTGTGCAGGAG GGAAGCCGTGCGACCCTGCAGACAGGCAGTTCAACACCCTGATCCCCTGGTGTCTGCCCCACACTGGGAACCGCCACAATCACTGGGCCGGACTCTATGGCCGCTTGGAGTGGGACGGATTCTTCAGCACAACCGTCACTAATCCTGAGCCCATGGGCAAACAG ggCCGTGTTCTGCATCCTGAACAGCACAGAGTGGTCAGTGTGAGGGAGTGTGCGCGCTCTCAGGGATTCCCCGACACCTACCGCTTCTTTGGAAACATCCTGGATAAACACAGACAG GTTGGAAATGCTGTGCCGCCTCCACTCTCCAGGGCCATAGGTCTGGAGATAAAGAAGTGTGTATTGGAGAGAATGAAGGAAGAACAAGCGACAG AGAGCATCAAACAAGAGAAGATGGATGTCTCCGATTAG